A section of the Zygosaccharomyces rouxii strain CBS732 chromosome B complete sequence genome encodes:
- a CDS encoding uncharacterized protein (weakly similar to uniprot|P14066 Saccharomyces cerevisiae YDL069C) codes for MLKPCQSFLQSLKTPIRCYLRSFSSTIHLRRIITLRTFEKVPDTVRPELLIRHKDENLERIASLSQILELDEYGIKIADESELTKCLYPTKYTRIELPNGISYSNHQLEILGRKLLYLQVYQAYLSLFKRSDSDICDYDFNYYSKMDNMSRAKRNPSSVIHRHLKHIKLSRLARLPIPNNQVPLRIQFSYDQKSFNAIIGYISMTHEDHIVNRFLNKVIAERLIKTVLLR; via the coding sequence ATGCTCAAACCATGTCAATCTTTTTTACAGAGTTTAAAGACACCTATTCGCTGCTATCTTCGTAGTTTCTCGAGTACAATCCATCTCAGGAGAATTATTACTCTAAGAACGTTTGAAAAGGTACCAGATACAGTTAGACCTGAATTATTGATAAGACACAAGGATGAAAATCTCGAACGAATAGCTAGCCTAAgtcaaattttggaattagACGAATATGGTATAAAGATTGCTGATGAATCAGAATTGACTAAATGCCTTTATCCAACGAAATatacaagaattgaactCCCTAACGGTATTTCCTATAGTAATCATCAATTAGAAATTTTGGGGAGAAAATTGCTTTATTTACAGGTGTACCAAGCTTATTTGAGCCTATTCAAAAGGTCAGATAGTGATATCTGCGATTACGATTTCAATTATTACTCCAAAATGGACAACATGAGCAGGGCCAAGCGAAACCCTTCTAGTGTaattcatcgtcatcttAAACATATTAAGTTAAGTAGACTTGCCAGGCTCCCGATACCGAATAATCAAGTTCCATTGAGGATACAGTTTTCTTATGATCAAAAGAGTTTTAACGCCATCATCGGTTATATCTCAATGACCCACGAGGATCACATTGTGAACAGGTTCTTGAATAAAGTGATAGCAGAAAGATTAATCAAGACAGTTCTACTTCGATGA
- the SKI2 gene encoding SKI complex RNA helicase subunit SKI2 (similar to uniprot|P35207 Saccharomyces cerevisiae YLR398C SKI2 blocks translation of non-poly(A) mRNAs antiviral protein putative helicase), translating to MGVSIANLYDALREATQEDVELFEDKLSQIEPVHTDDGVRERFLQPTNVLPWSLLDQVQQFPQSRDTDYKDFLTIPEPINRTSFHLRRKGIDGHVSSYEEEVDLKEVANANAANSLSLNRGIDTHSNSVRGSTAQLPFMPGGVSMTAVQTTQGMSSVAASTKMLHKDDQGLFDVPRGFDRGIEPSNAFTTPDNQDRVDELQELDQEDNELEVQQEVEEQQRGLEDSVEEKTTREILGEEADIPNDDSRAAEDIDELLPMGIDFARNVVNSKGTLRPKEWAHVVDLHHKIDNFEELIPNPARTWPFELDTFQKEAVYHLEQGDSVFVAAHTSAGKTVVAEYAIAMAKRNMTKTIYTSPIKALSNQKFRDFRETFEDVGVGLITGDVQINPEAGCLIMTTEILRSMLYRGADLIRDVEFVIFDEVHYVNDQDRGVVWEEVIIMLPQHVKFILLSATVPNTYEFANWIGRTKQKNIYVISTPKRPVPLEINVWAKNEMIPVINSNKQFLEANFKKHKELLDGKPGSKENGTGSSAASRGGSARGGRGGRGGSARGGFRGAGAVGSNKSKFFKKSGPNKKTWPELVNHLRSKDLLPAVVFVFSKKRCEEYADWLEGVNFCNGRERSQIHMFIEKSVTRLRKEDRELPQIIKIRSLLERGIAVHHGGLLPIVKELIEMVFAKGLIRVLFATETFAMGLNLPTRTVVFSEIEKHDGQGLRFLNPGEFTQMAGRAGRRGLDKTGTVIVMTYTDPLPVASFKEVTMGVPTKLESQFRLTYNMILNLLRIEALKVEEMIKYSFSENSKQTLLPEHEQKIKELQQKLQDVRTYDDCEYCKKDIDQFLNSAIKLKECTAHMMEELVKTDKVYQVLRMGRLLLFRDENDNLKLGFVFRIHMKKSSVIVMTFTEPNTLESGEPNHLPYMVNLSSYTKRNFSTFKTVEFFMEEIPITSIELTTAYSIKVSFTDLMKKQPEALKMFDEEVRIILKIAQKFRESTSEKQGSLKVHQYVLERNNIQKEISTYQALSCPNLAEHFVPKYKAFMIERDIKELYHLMSDQNLNLLPDYEKRLAVLKDAGFIDQNHNVSLKGRVACEINSGYELVITELILDNFLGDFEPEEIVALLSSFVYEGRTREEEPPVATPRLARGKKRIEEIYSHMLEVVVNHQIPLTQEEAEFLDKKRFAMMNVVYEWARGLSFKEIMEISVEAEGTVVRVITWLDEICRQVKTASIIIGNSNLHMKMSQAQELIKRDIVFAASLYL from the coding sequence ATGGGTGTTTCTATTGCAAATCTTTATGATGCCCTTAGAGAGGCTACACAAGAAGACGTCGAACTTTTCGAGGATAAATTGAGTCAAATCGAACCGGTCCACACTGACGATGGCGTTAGGGAGAGGTTTCTTCAACCAACCAACGTTTTGCCATGGAGTCTATTAGATCAGGTACAACAATTTCCACAGAGTAGAGATACAGACTACAAAGATTTCTTAACAATTCCTGAACCTATCAATAGAACTTCTTTCCATTTGAGAAGGAAAGGTATCGATGGTCATGTGTCATCGTATGAAGAGGAAGTGGATCTCAAAGAAGTCGCCAATGCTAATGCTGCCAATTCCTTATCGCTGAATAGAGGCATTGATACTCATAGTAATTCCGTGAGGGGCTCGACTGCTCAACTACCCTTTATGCCTGGTGGTGTTTCCATGACAGCAGTTCAGACTACACAAGGAATGTCTAGCGTGGCGGCTTCTACCAAAATGTTGCATAAGGACGATCAAGGTCTTTTCGATGTACCTCGTGGCTTTGATCGAGGCATCGAACCTTCTAATGCATTTACCACTCCTGATAACCAAGATAGagttgatgaattacaagaattggatcaaGAAGATAACGAATTGGAGGTACAACAAGAAGTCGAGGAACAGCAAAGAGGTTTAGAAGATAGTGTAGAGGAGAAAACCACAAGGGAGATCTTAGGAGAAGAAGCCGATATTCCTAATGATGATAGTAGAGCTGCCGAAGATATCGATGAGTTATTACCGATGGGTATTGATTTTGCACGTAATGTGGTTAACTCTAAGGGTACACTAAGACCTAAAGAATGGGCCCATGTAGTTGATTTGCATCATAAGATTGATAATTTTGAGGAGTTAATCCCCAATCCTGCGAGAACGTGGCCTTTTGAACTGgatacttttcaaaaagaagCTGTCTATCACTTAGAACAAGGAGATTCTGTGTTTGTGGCGGCACATACTTCAGCAGGTAAAACTGTAGTGGCGGAATACGCAATTGCCATGGCAAAGAGGAATATGACAAAGACCATCTACACTTCCCCGATAAAAGCTTTATCcaatcaaaaatttagagattttagagaaacttttgaagatgtcGGTGTAGGTTTGATTACTGGTGATGTGCAAATCAATCCCGAAGCTGGTTGTCTTATTATGACTACAGAAATTTTAAGATCTATGCTTTATAGAGGTGCAGATTTGATCCGTGATGTGGAGTTTGTCatctttgatgaagttCATTATGTCAATGACCAAGATCGTGGAGTTGTTTGGGAAGAAGTCATCATCATGTTACCTCAACACGTTAAATTTATCCTTCTTTCTGCTACTGTGCCCAATACTTACGAATTTGCCAACTGGATTGGTAGAACAAAGCAAAAAAACATTTACGTCATTTCAACTCCAAAGAGACCTGTACCACTTGAAATCAACGTTTGGGCTAAAAATGAGATGATACCCGTGATAAATTCTAATAAACAGTTTCTAGAGgcaaatttcaagaagCACAAGGAATTATTAGATGGGAAACCTGGCAGTAAGGAGAACGGGACTGGCTCTTCAGCAGCTAGTAGAGGAGGCAGCGCTCGTGGTGGCCGTGGTGGCCGTGGTGGTTCCGCTCGTGGTGGTTTCCGTGGTGCGGGAGCCGTAGGATCCAACAAGagtaaatttttcaagaaatccGGTCCTAATAAAAAGACTTGGCCAGAGCTGGTTAATCATCTGAGATCCAAGGATTTATTACCAGCAGTCGTCTTTGTCTTTAGTAAGAAGAGATGTGAAGAATATGCAGATTGGCTCGAAGGTgtcaatttttgtaatGGTAGAGAGAGATCTCAAATTCACATGTTCATCGAGAAATCGGTTACGAGATTGAGGAAGGAGGATAGAGAACTTCCacaaattatcaaaattagATCCTTGTTGGAACGTGGTATCGCTGTCCATCATGGTGGGCTGCTTCCTATTGTTAAGGAATTAATTGAAATGGTCTTCGCTAAGGGTCTAATCAGAGTTCTCTTTGCTACAGAAACTTTTGCCATGGGTCTAAACTTGCCTACTAGAACCGTCGTGTTCAGTGAAATAGAAAAGCACGATGGTCAAGGGTTGAGATTCTTGAACCCCGGTGAGTTTACCCAAATGGCAGGAAGAGCAGGTCGTAGAGGTTTAGATAAAACAGGTACCGTGATCGTAATGACTTATACCGATCCACTACCAGTGGCGTCTTTTAAAGAAGTGACCATGGGTGTCCCTACCAAATTGGAATCGCAGTTTAGATTGACATACAATATGATTCTAAACTTGTTGAGAATTGAGGCCTTAAAAGTGGAGGAAATGATTAAATACTCATTCAGTGAAAACTCTAAACAAACCTTGTTGCCAGAGCACGAGCAAAAGATAAAGGAGTTACAGCAGAAGTTGCAAGATGTTAGGACTTATGACGATTGTGAATATTGTAAGAAAGATATAGATCAATTCCTCAATTCCGCtattaaattgaaagagTGCACTGCTCATATGATGGAGGAATTGGTGAAGACTGATAAGGTCTATCAAGTGTTGAGAATGGGTCGTCTTCTACTGTTTAGAGATGAGaatgataatttgaaattaggATTTGTATTCCGTATTCACATGAAGAAATCATCTGTGATCGTGATGACGTTTACTGAACCCAACACTTTGGAATCTGGCGAACCTAATCATTTGCCTTACATGGTTAACTTGAGCTCATATACCAAGAGAAATTTCAGTACATTCAAGACTGTTGAGTTTTTCATGGAAGAAATACCTATAACTTCCATCGAATTAACTACTGCATATTCCATTAAAGTGTCCTTTACcgatttgatgaagaaacaaCCTGAGGCTTTGAAGAtgtttgatgaagaagttagaATCATATTAAAGATCgctcaaaaatttagagaAAGTACTTCTGAGAAACAGGGTAGTTTGAAAGTTCATCAATACGTTTTAGAAAGGAATAATATTCAAAAGGAAATCTCCACATACCAAGCCTTGAGCTGCCCCAATTTAGCCGAGCACTTTGTGCCCAAATATAAGGCTTTCATGATTGAAAGAGATATCAAGGAGTTGTATCACTTAATGTCTGATCAGAATCTAAATCTATTGCCTGATTATGAAAAGAGATTAGCCGTCTTGAAAGACGCTGGCTTCATCGATCAAAACCATAACGTTTCTTTGAAGGGAAGAGTTGCTTGTGAAATTAACTCAGGTTACGAATTGGTCATTacagaattgattttaGATAACTTCCTTGGTGATTTTGAACCTGAGGAGATCGTTGCTCTACTATCGTCTTTTGTCTATGAAGGACGTACTAGGGAAGAGGAACCACCAGTAGCAACTCCAAGGTTAGCAAGAGGTAAAAAGAGAATCGAAGAAATCTATAGCCATATGCTCGAAGTGGTCGTCAATCACCAGATACCTTTGACTCAAGAGGAGGCAGAATTTCTGgataaaaaaagatttgCCATGATGAATGTAGTTTATGAATGGGCCCGTGgtctttctttcaaagaaattatgGAAATAAGTGTTGAAGCTGAAGGTACAGTGGTCAGGGTGATTACTTGGTTGGACGAAATTTGTCGTCAAGTAAAAACTGCATCTATTATCATTGGTAACTCTAATTTACATATGAAGATGAGTCAAGCTCAGGAACTGATTAAAAGAGATATCGTCTTTGCAGCTTCTCTTTACTTGTAA
- the BDF1 gene encoding chromatin-binding protein BDF1 (similar to uniprot|P35817 Saccharomyces cerevisiae YLR399C BDF1 Protein involved in transcription initiation at TATA-containing promoters associates with the basal transcription factor TFIID contains two bromodomains corresponds to the C-terminal region of mammalian TAF1 redundant with Bdf2p) yields the protein MTETVSGGQMDVKPEVLDKHSVSDTQVVSEAQKAAPESGKTVAKEEGFSPESGDTKVEEGAAEAAPSAANGVDEKNDENKNADGNGNSAGNDTNGANGSVGYNGTADATADANANTSGMVPAPPPPPEPDMNNLPENPLPKHQQRHAIMTIKAVKRLKDARPFLKPVNPVALNVPFYFNYIKRPMDLSTIERKLNVNAFETPEQVQDDFNLMVNNCVKFNGPQAVISQMARNIQASFEKHMLNMPAKDAPPVKQPRKRRSSVSGLDEDVPVIRRAQTHNGRPKREIHPPKSKDIYPYETRKPKSKKLQQAMKFCQQVVRELISKKYASFNYPFLEPVDPVALNCPTYFDYVKEPMDLGTVSSKLNNWKYQSMEEFENDVRLVFRNCYTFNPEGTIVNMMGHRLEDVFNSKWADRPIIESDSESEGENGYFSGNGAMESDFSESESEIDETSITNPAIQYLEEQLTRMKVELQQLKRQELDRIRKERRLARGARKHRGRRSSKRRGADINGVMGGASGSGSGLGSGSGKRRKKLKTVVTYDMKRIITEHINDLPANKLEKVIGIIKRSMPQLREDEEVELDLDTLDNNTILTLYNTFFREFDNGQAAQSGYDGITNGVDVPALSPTGASATSSSISKKRRSKALSQEEQNRQIEKIKSKLALLDGASPLSSNGSPIGAQAHHNFSSSSEDDDDDASSESEEE from the coding sequence ATGACCGAAACGGTGTCCGGCGGACAGATGGACGTAAAGCCAGAGGTTCTGGACAAGCACTCAGTGTCGGACACACAGGTGGTGTCCGAAGCTCAGAAAGCGGCTCCGGAATCCGGGAAAACAGTAGCGAAGGAAGAGGGGTTCTCACCAGAGAGTGGGGACACCAAGGTGGAGGAAGGTGCAGCAGAGGCTGCCCCGTCGGCGGCTAACGGCGTTGACGAGAAGAACGATGAGAACAAGAACGCCGACGGTAATGGCAACAGCGCGGGAAACGATACGAACGGAGCTAATGGCAGTGTCGGATATAACGGTACCGCTGATGCTACCGCTGATGCCAACGCTAATACCAGTGGAATGGTGCCAGCCCCTCCGCCGCCTCCAGAACCAGATATGAATAATTTACCGGAAAATCCACTGCCTAAGCATCAACAAAGACATGCTATAATGACAATTAAAGCTGTTAAAAGGCTGAAGGATGCTAGGCCTTTTCTCAAACCTGTAAATCCAGTGGCACTTAATGTTCCATTTTATTTCAACTATATCAAAAGACCTATGGATCTTTCTACAATTGAACGCAAGTTGAACGTAAATGCCTTTGAAACTCCGGAACAAGTGCAGGATGACTTCAATCTCATGGTGAATAATTGTGTCAAATTTAATGGACCTCAAGCTGTAATCTCGCAAATGGCTCGTAATATCCAAgcttcttttgaaaaacataTGTTAAACATGCCCGCAAAGGATGCACCTCCCGTTAAGCAACCACGTAAAAGAAGATCGAGTGTATCCGGATTAGATGAAGACGTGCCAGTAATTAGAAGAGCTCAAACTCATAATGGTAGACCTAAACGTGAGATTCATCCGCCAAAGAGTAAGGACATATATCCATATGAAACGCGGAAGCCAAAATCGAAAAAGTTACAACAGGCCATGAAATTCTGTCAACAAGTAGTTAGGGAGTTGATATCAAAGAAGTACGCTTCGTTTAATTACCCGTTCTTAGAGCCGGTTGATCCAGTTGCACTGAATTGCCCTACTTATTTCGATTATGTTAAGGAGCCTATGGATCTAGGTACTGTCAGTTCTAAGCTGAACAATTGGAAGTATCAATCgatggaagaatttgaaaatgatgtCAGGTTGGTTTTCCGCAATTGTTATACCTTTAATCCAGAGGGAACCATAGTCAATATGATGGGACATCGTTTGGAAGATGTCTTTAACAGTAAATGGGCAGACAGGCCTATCATTGAATCGGATTCTGAAAGCGAAGGAGAAAATGGGTACTTTTCAGGGAATGGTGCAATGGAATCCGATTTTTCAGAATCTGAAagtgaaattgatgagaCTTCAATTACAAATCCTGCAAttcaatatttggaagagCAATTGACCAGGATGAAAGTGGAATTACAGCAGTTAAAGCGCCAGGAACTCGATAGAATAAGGAAGGAAAGAAGATTGGCTAGAGGTGCCCGTAAACACAGAGGTAGAAGATCTAGCAAGAGAAGAGGTGCTGACATTAACGGCGTAATGGGCGGTGCAAGTGGTTCGGGTAGCGGTCTTGGTTCAGGTAGTGGTAAACGTCGTAAGAAGCTGAAGACGGTGGTTACTTACGACATGAAACGAATCATTACAGAGCATATTAACGATCTACCAGCTAATAAACTAGAAAAAGTAATTGGAATTATAAAGAGATCAATGCCACAACTGAgggaagatgaggaagtGGAATTGGATCTCGATACCCTGGATAATAATACGATTTTAACGCTATACAACACTTTCTTCAGAGAGTTCGATAATGGTCAAGCCGCCCAATCCGGTTATGATGGTATCACAAATGGTGTTGATGTCCCAGCTCTATCTCCAACGGGAGCAAGTGCTACTTCAAGTAgtatttcaaagaagagGCGGTCAAAGGCACTAAGTCAAGAGGAACAAAATAGACAGATTGAAAAGATAAAGAGTAAGTTAGCGCTCTTGGATGGTGCATCGCCATTGAGTTCCAACGGATCTCCAATAGGTGCGCAAGCACATCACaatttctcatcttcatcggaggatgatgatgatgatgcaaGTAGTGAGAGTGAGGAGGAGTGA
- the YET3 gene encoding Yet3p (similar to uniprot|Q7LGS8 Saccharomyces cerevisiae YDL072C YET3 Endoplasmic reticulum transmembrane protein homolog of human BAP31 protein) — protein sequence MSIYYKMVFGILVAEVSFFSVLALPLPSKIRKPLVSVLVRPFLNDIIQVAIKCMLGFVLLLFVDSINRVYSVEQELDAINPAGGYSSSRMEVLSRKFFAQRNMYLTGITLFLTFVVVRTFNLVRELLELKDHYHLASPDYDTSAEEKRNVELKKELQSKIAERDAEIERLKEKAKALQKEI from the coding sequence ATGTCTATCTACTATAAGATGGTGTTTGGGATCCTAGTGGCGGAagtttccttcttttccGTCTTGGCGCTGCCATTGCCAAGTAAGATCCGTAAGCCCTTGGTTTCTGTTCTAGTGCGTCCATTCCTTAACGATATAATTCAAGTGGCCATTAAATGTATGCTAGGGTTTGTCTTACTGTTATTCGTGGACTCTATCAATAGGGTATACAGTGtagaacaagaattagatgCTATTAATCCTGCAGGTGGATATTCTTCAAGCAGAATGGAGGTTCTATCAAGAAAATTCTTTGCACAGAGAAACATGTATTTGACCGGTATCACACTGTTTTTGACGTTTGTGGTGGTTCGTACTTTCAATTTAGTGCGTGAACTATTAGAACTTAAGGATCATTACCACTTGGCTTCACCCGATTATGACACTTCTGCAGAAGAAAAACGTAATGTGGAACTTAAGAAGGAATTGCAATCAAAGATTGCTGAGCGTGACGCAGAAATCGAGAGATTGAAGGAAAAAGCTAAAGCTTTGCAAAAGGAAATTTAg